A region from the Hydra vulgaris chromosome 08, alternate assembly HydraT2T_AEP genome encodes:
- the LOC136084025 gene encoding uncharacterized protein LOC136084025 isoform X2: MIDQMDQINMVIHHVFLTRQLPQTSECSSLSGTLVRFTFDHLPTINAPMMGLKHVRYTMEKWKNTQSVIVDDKQISEALNALQPGETFAIFARAHNSVITIKRYEDDLNDALMSVFRVSSNNEKVMSEGDLFQTFPERAVRVPFNRFLFKAFSVQVAILCNETFEKKIQIKRKDRDNFDTLNVVEPIFVISWLLGAMSGTMQGVKNCICVHKVIRDDVFYAGELETPWRRSGEWFAIKCVLQLMLETELGSVEGNVVYKSMMIYIMISFLDNLPYTFDDNDIIMQILSKVSRRMAKLNNRIWGENSYSVIDDKVLSKKTSQWIEVVFKKAHNVLQRKRKEADKRWSEHINICSKLLPNSNIYQARDHISHKLNEEAIFRIKQAFQKTKELSLHVSIPKCKNRWNDFTTLFDINLLVSVAQNNQCEEILWDFEMWVKNSLWKNCKLNYLQFFEYSVQIFDLICKYFEISLKFYENDPVGSSRMILTIFLIIAVLDSTAIMEWPLLSEYHSSFDENYFDSLLIPHYEDIKYLQAVRIYFITRNMQSKYPCILSNYNVNSIGFRIANENQEMQLKKKEILLYAHQQREQKKKEFEVEKSRYDRLTQEYDRATHDKNEKGKCMKQCSKCNINTKINSIRVLVYEDPIPEDCILKQNAIVFELSIPLRIRCLRDTLFIVHKELSKNQFNGINIKYLWKSHPQLNKWVSSECQKSIVSIGSLTNAICPYANSSLENNYVQNFLRPCGLTINLFMQYRKKKIQYQIKRNQLKQKFFTMKAWNNPYELNATWITGTTHTENEVLSCQINCPLNLRLDEFKVFGSLRAGHRLQLRKILRALEMRSLSFESSSVFALIAQALWQAGPAIKENVDDPVLFFESHADLRNDEFCSVLIECLSKYLENISKNWKKHSQLQVVIILALRIFSLSSEKVRIKATILLMRCRCIAQTWATQIETLLSSMIRSSLSEIYEVRLKLIDVAAFAALTFDVDDYHDFVISKETLISWLYAVARIHDNILLSSDSPDIERRNLLRRVRFAGLRMVTIAVKILALHGNKIFSEFLSFKWPDFSKGICKDDWMPYDPPAQAWYYNKLNISENRSVTLQINILSGKFLVEGNPIGRLPEIITTSPDYKRVFGDHIFEVRPAAEKSKAFVTAHQLRGSFYTFSHENFGLVVVERRSSGDEYELIPFTFFKEHFPYFFVNNFSHWLCKQTRTIFFRPVKFDDINFLKGESIDNFLHRFYLQNGILYDSRRKRYLVNIQSKTFKDIYSCSGVKRLELKEYVHLWLNSEEIVEHDKFKLKIELPRMDLSFGIEEKTGKLFSSEHTGMVVSNIQGGFGTLIGLKHGLLLCEDKPVVKKEYFGQHKVLIMPYAKKINFKKSKISNHQKVSIELTELFSPPYFAYNIDDRLCELRGPANQVSWVYLSLLHAMTSSSLPDPFTKLTGTESSMRLLQLERTFSCKPLEQSELHVLKYIVNLAPKRKFYNESFVQSVKWLENLQSSYAYDGLALASKMIINRANLYKEIFVAETKKKKKKKEKILTKRAYLRYRCLLNSSARLHVENEEAIGTFPKKQLAWTYINECDETMFKCKDSRLLMENFYRWNGIYFSPSNLWGFVEQKKTIEDQQVSTNFFLSISKDFNVIDSYLFLYTLAQEVHKEHFCRFEFSLLLSFLVFNGENKDLVYSLLAVAILGIDIEPPVERDYQYLNETDFDLNAIKLAINNETYSFEQYLNINREYCLDYLEREKMRNLYESLKKKALVSLENLIKSQWQYKNVDFDIHSNDIVNISNLKKKVLELFKRWNTNGKLKFFFDQVENQIYTKNAVIKINDTLISLFLNPQNAMFFPKSFELKVSMKVLPINQEAVNLFRKKSVENYNKPFGNTAQRQIQFEKVLSLFDISDNKNDALFNFMKRAMDKSCNFCSKNELFLLQENPYQNTENFFDELQMCLMTNNKKARDLWSEVSDAMKPQANDLVGNALSYGGLWRRITPVVLIPCILPLTSLSLSLLYLDNKDLLPQNIIDRIGALVVCWTAEQRAIRCLKLLQNKSSSVLSRELRNLGHENWIPSSNPEWLILELEGNFLIRPIQIDIAQSMLNANENFVQQLNMGEGKTSVIVPLLAVSLATSEQLVRVTVLRSLLNTNYEALVDKLGGLLNKRVYVVPCRRDMIINPLKFLSIHQECLKKRGLMLTTPEYRLSLDLKTLEHCRKNSDDAEQLYELRCWLRKYSRDVLDETDEILNFKYQVVYTLGEQILVDGGERRWIISQAVLRLVNKFVKDLVELFGNDYIEYYNSKTFCADSFSHIRFLSTNATMYKHLCCLIADSVLNNEIPEVSVAAKLEKSDKRFARLFITSNDVSFPQVNKRLSELFGMNSVLKEELLILRGLLCFEVLHMALQKRWRVNFGVNLMNPVSKMAVPFRAKDVAAERTEFGHPDMAIILTQISYYMSGLNDNQLDEVFKYLDKCSYKDAEYERWIEAIGLGNVPKDLHVLNGVNLDNVEQKEKLYSLLRCSMNVVNFWLNRSVYPREAKQFSYRISTSAWDLCLSKDFGNGTEKCTTGFSGTNESELLLPLTIKSNDLPQTQGTNAMVLSYLLQSENNTYYHFNSNTKTLDECILNKMVENSARVLIDVGALMLQMDNKNVSLELIKKYSTDSSVSAAVYFDKDDRLMVVDKNSYVCPFSISPYFHQPDRCVFYIDDIHTRGTDLRFPFNTLACVTLGKGLTKDRLIQACMRMRLLGNGHRVFFFAANDVHLSIKNHMESSTNTPETADVLRWAINNSCDTIRNGLIHWSSQGLRRSIKEAAESFMYNTKIIGKINRDDLKALGNWCTEDEEISLFKLYGESRLLEPASDIFMNNIKKRVEVFNNMDATKSLAEIVLSIGAEISSRSKKYLSGYKCFANNSDEEHERELEEDLEEERQVDRPGVQSPHIPKLSQEVKDLVEKGLLYHNNLEILNIDKIFKNTFQLSMLFPKGCWNPGLMVTKEFTMVIKDKKEGDNFLFEICWVIVVPPKKRSDFTRYILISSFEVNELMPIFHSTQNCVVSLHMFAPRLHRGQNIFINQNSVVLPSCRDFFLDIDLFCQLSILGGGLFFVTDEEQDAFCEFLGIQNISSGHTDSLNSSKKFKYEFQNIIKIYEKRVNFVIEVLRKRDRCVQSTTSSHVCQLLFYGTRSCIEFTEVTL, from the exons ATGATTGATCAAATGGATCAAATAAACATGGTGATTCACCATGTTTTTCTAACCAGACAGTTGCCACAAACATCCGAGTGCTCAAGCCTTTCTGGAACATTAGTGCGGTTTACCTTTGATCATTTGCCTACCATAAATGCGCCAATGATGGGTTTAAAACATGTTCGCTATACAATGGAGAAATGGAAAAACACACAAAGTGTTATTGTTGATGATAAACAGATTTCAGAGGCTCTCAATGCTTTGCAACCAGGAGAAACGTTTGCTATATTTGCTCGAGCTCATAATTCAgttataacaattaaaagatatgaAGATGATCTTAATGATGCTCTTATGAGTGTATTTAGAGTAtcatcaaataatgaaaaagttaTGAGTGAGGGAGATTTGTTTCAAACTTTCCCTGAGAGAGCCGTTCGGGTTCCGTTCAAtcgatttttatttaaagcattttctGTACAAGTTGCCATACTATGCAATGaaacctttgaaaaaaaaatccaaataaaaagaaaagatcgAGACAATTTTGACACACTTAATGTTGTTGAAccaatttttgttatttcatgGTTGCTGGGAGCCATGTCTGGAACAATGCAAGGGGTTAAAAACTGTATATGTGTTCATAAAGTGATACGCGATGATGTTTTCTACGCTGGTGAATTAGAAACTCCTTGGCGTCGTTCAGGGGAATGGTTTGCAATTAAATGTGTTCTTCAATTAATGTTAGAAACAGAACTGGGGTCAGTTGAAGGAAATGTAGTTTATAAATCTATGATGATTTATATCATGATTAGTTTCCTTGACAACCTTCCTTACACTTTTGATGATAATGATATAATCATGCAGATACTAAGCAAAGTTAGTAGAAGAATGGCAAAACTGAACAACCGTATATGGGGTGAAAATAGCTATAGCGTTATTGATGATAAAGttttatccaaaaaaacaaGTCAGTGGATTGaagttgtatttaaaaaagcacacaatgttttgcaaagaaaaCGAAAAGAAGCAGACAAGCGATGGAGTGAACacataaatatttgttcaaaaCTATTGCCGAACTCTAATATATATCAGGCACGTGACCATATATCACATAAACTAAACGAAGAAGCAATTTTCCGTATAAAACAagcatttcaaaaaacaaaagaattaagTTTACACGTAAGCATTCCAAAATGTAAAAATCGATGGAATGATTTCACAACACTGTTTGATATAAATTTGTTAGTATCAGTTGCACAAAACAATCAATGTGAAGAAATCCTTTGGGATTTTGAAATGTGggtaaaaaatagtttgtggaaaaattgtaaacttaactatcttcaattttttgaatacagtgttcaaatttttgatttaatatgcaaatattttgaGATTAGTTTAAAATTCTATGAAAATGATCCTGTTGGATCAAGTCGAATGATACTAACAATATTTCTAATTATTGCTGTACTTGATTCAACTGCAATAATGGAGTGGCCATTATTGTCTGAGTACCATAGCAGCTTTGacgaaaattattttgatagtttGTTAATACCACATTATgaagatattaaatatttgcaaGCTGTTCGAATTTATTTCATCACCAGAAATATGCAATCAAAATATCCATGCATATTGTCAAATTATAATGTAAACTCGATTGGTTTTAGAATAGCAAATGAAAACCAagaaatgcaattaaaaaaaaaagaaattcttttgtaTGCTCACCAACAACGAGagcaaaaaaagaaagagtTTGAAGTCGAAAAAAGCCGTTATGATCGTTTAACGCAAGAATACGATAGAGCAACACACGATAAAAACGAGAAAGGTAAATGCATGAAGCAATGCTCAAAATgcaacataaatacaaaaattaatagtattagAGTATTGGTTTATGAAGATCCAATTCCAGAAGATTgcattttaaagcaaaatgcaATTGTATTTGAACTATCTATTCCATTGAGGATTCGATGCCTTCGCGATACTTTGTTTATTGTTCACAAGGAACTCAGTAAAAACCAATTCAAcggaataaatattaaatatttatggaAATCACATCCACAATTAAATAAATGGGTTAGCTCTGAATGTCAAAAATCCATAGTTTCTATCGGAAGTTTAACAAATGCTATATGCCCTTACGCAAACTCATCGCTAGAAAATAATTACGTACAAAATTTTCTTCGTCCGTGTGGCCTTACTATTAATCTTTTTATGCagtataggaaaaaaaaaattcaataccaAATTAAACGTAATCAACTTAAGCAAAAGTTTTTCACAATGAAAGCATGGAACAACCCTTATGAACTAAATGCAACTTGGATTACGGGAACAACTCATACAGAAAACGAGGTTTTATCGTGTCAAATTAATTGCCCATTAAATCTCAGACTTGATGAATTCAAGGTATTTGGTTCACTACGTGCTGGTCATCGCTTGCAGCTTCGAAAAATACTTAGAGCTTTGGAAATGCGTTCATTAAGTTTTGAAAGTTCATCTGTATTTGCATTGATTGCGCAAGCTTTATGGCAAGCAGGACCTgcaattaaagaaaatgttgacgatcctgttttattttttgaaagtcatGCTGATCTTCGAAATGATGAATTCTGTTCAGTACTAATTGAATGCTTATCAAAATACTTGGAAAATATCAGTAAAAACTGGAAAAAGCACAGTCAACTTCAAGTAGTTATCATTCTTGCGCTAAGAATATTTTCACTATCAAGTGAAAAGGTTCGCATAAAAGCTACTATACTACTAATGCGATGCCGGTGTATTGCTCAAACATGGGCTACTCAAATTGAAACTTTACTTTCTAGTATGATTAGATCAAGTTTAAGTGAAATATACGAAGTacgtttaaaattaattgacgTTGCTGCTTTTGCGGCGCTTACGTTTGATGTTGACGATTACCACGATTTTGTAATAAGCAAAGAAACCTTGATTTCATGGCTTTACGCAGTAGCTCGAATACATGACAATATTCTTCTTAGCAGTGATTCTCCAGATATTGAGAGGAGAAATTTACTTCGACGAGTAAGATTTGCAGGCTTACGTATGGTAACTATTGCAGTTAAAATATTAGCTTTACACGGGAACAAAATATTCAGTGAGTTTCTTAGTTTTAAATGGCCAGATTTTTCTAAAGGCATTTGTAAAGATGATTGGATGCCATACGATCCACCTGCTCAAGCATGGTATTATAATAAGTTGAATATTTCTGAAAATCGGTCAGTAACattgcaaataaatattttaagtgggAAGTTTTTAGTTGAAGGAAATCCAATAGGAAGACTTCCTGAAATAATTACTACATCACCAGATTACAAACGTGTTTTTGGTGACCACATTTTCGAGGTTCGCCCAGCGGCAGAAAAATCTAAAGCGTTTGTAACTGCACACCAGTTGCGAGGCTCTTTTTACACATTTTCTCACGAAAATTTTGGACTTGTTGTTGTAGAGCGGCGTAGCTCAGGAGATGAGTATGAACTTATaccatttactttttttaaagagcaCTTCCCATACTTTTTCGTAAATAACTTTAGCCATTGGTTATGTAAACAAACAAGGACTATCTTTTTTCGACCAGTTAAGTTtgatgatattaattttttaaaaggagaatctattgataattttttgcacCGCTTTTATTTACAGAATGGAATTTTATACGACTCACGGAGAAAACGATATTTAGTTAACATTCAAAGCAAAACTTTTAAGGATATTTATAGTTGCAGTGGTGTTAAGCGCCTTGAGCTAAAAGAATATGTTCACTTATGGTTAAACAGTGAAGAAATAGTAGAACAcgataaatttaaacttaagatTGAACTTCCTCGAATGGATCTTTCTTTTGGAATTGAAGAAAAAACCGGAAAACTATTTTCTAGTGAGCACACCGGAATGGTTGTTTCTAATATTCAAGGTGGTTTTGGGACACTTATAGGTTTGAAACACGGCCTTTTACTATGCGAAGATAAACCAGtagttaaaaaagaatattttggtCAGCATAAAGTATTGATTATGccatatgcaaaaaaaattaattttaaaaaatctaaaatttctaaTCATCAAAAAGTAAGTATTGAACTTACAGAACTATTTTCCCCTCCGTACTTTGCATACAACATTGATGATAGACTTTGTGAGCTACGAGGTCCTGCTAATCAAGTATCTTGGGTATATCTTTCTTTACTTCATGCTATGACTTCAAGTTCTCTTCCAGATCCTTTTACAAAGTTAACTGGAACAGAATCGTCTATGCGTTTGTTACAGCTTGAACGCACTTTCTCTTGCAAACCTTTAGAACAAAGTGAActccatgttttaaaatatattgtcaaCTTGGCTCCAAAAcgtaaattttataatgaaagtTTTGTGCAATCTGTTAAATGGTTAGAAAACCTTCAATCATCGTACGCGTATGATGGCTTGGCCTTAGCATCGAAAATGATAATAAATCGTGCAAATttgtataaagaaatatttgttgctgaaactaaaaagaaaaaaaagaaaaaagaaaaaatacttacaaaaagaGCATATTTGCGTTATAGGTGTCTGTTAAATTCATCTGCTCGTTTACATGTCGAAAATGAGGAAGCCATTGGTACGTTTCCCAAGAAACAATTAGCTTGGACGTACATAAATGAATGTGATGAGACaatgtttaaatgcaaagaTTCAAGGTTGCTGATGGAAAATTTCTATCGATGGAATGGCATTTACTTTTCCCCTTCTAATTTGTGGGGCTTTgtcgaacaaaaaaaaacaattgaagatCAACAAGtttctacaaatttttttttgtctatatcaaaagattttaatgttatagatagttatttgtttttatacacACTGGCTCAAGAGGTTCATAAAGAACATTTTTGTCGCTTTGaattttctttgttattatcttttttagtGTTTAACGGAGAAAATAAAGATTTGGTATATAGCCTTTTAGCTGTAGCAATCCTTGGGATTGATATAGAACCACCTGTTGAAAGAGATTACCAGTATCTTAACGAAACAGATTTTGATTTGAATGCAATAAAGTTAGCAATTAATAATGAAACATATTCATTTGAACAATACCTAAATATAAATAGAGAGTATTGTCTAGACTATCtagaaagagaaaaaatgaGAAATCTctatgaaagtttaaaaaagaaagctttAGTATCTCTTGAAAATCTTATAAAATCACAATGGCAGTATAAGAATGTTGATTTTGATATTCACTCTAATGATATCGTTAATATTtctaatcttaaaaaaaaagttttagaactATTTAAAAGGTGGAATACTAATGGTAAACTCAAATTCTTTTTTGACCAAGttgaaaatcaaatatatactaaaaatgctgttataaaaattaatgatacactaatttcattgtttttgaATCCCCAAAATGCAATGTTCTTTCCGAAATCTTTTGAACTTAAAGTGTCAATGAAAGTTCTTCCAATAAATCAAGAAGCCGTGaatttgttcagaaaaaaatctgttgaaaattataataaacctTTTGGTAATACTGCTCAAAGACAAATTCAATTTGAGAAAGTACTTtcactttttgatatttcagataataaaaatgatgctctttttaattttatgaaaagagCTATGGACAAAAGTTGCAACTTTTGCagtaaaaatgaattatttcttttacaagAAAATCCATATCAAAACACTGAAAATTTTTTCGATGAATTACAAATGTGCTTAatgacaaataataaaaaagcaaggGATTTGTGGAGTGAAGTATCTGATGCAATGAAACCGCAAGCTAATGATTTAGTTGGTAATGCTCTTTCTTATGGAGGGTTGTGGAGAAGAATTACTCCTGTTGTCTTAATACCTTGTATACTACCATTAACATCATTATCACTCTCCTTACTTTATCTTGATAATAAAGATTTACTTCCACAAAACATTATTGACCGTATTGGCGCGTTAGTAGTTTGTTGGACAGCCGAACAGAGAGCTATCCGTTGTCTAAAACTACTTCAAAATAAATCATCATCTGTTCTTTCTCGTGAACTGAGAAATTTAGGTCATGAAAATTGGATTCCCTCGTCGAATCCTGAGTGGCTCATTCTTGAATTGGAAGGAAATTTTCTAATTCGTCCTATTCAGATTGATATTGCTCAAAGTATGCTGAATGcaaatgaaaattttgttcAACAGCTAAATATGGGAGAAGGAAAAACCAGTGTAATTGTTCCTTTACTTGCAGTATCTTTAGCTACATCTGAGCAGCTTGTTCGAGTAACTGTTTTACGTTCACTTTTAAACACAAACTACGAAGCACTTGTTGACAAACTTGGCGGGCTATTAAATAAACGGGTTTATGTTGTTCCCTGTCGCAGAGATATGATAATAaatcctttaaaatttttatctattcaCCAAGAATGTCTTAAAAAACGTGGGTTGATGCTTACAACTCCTGAATACCGATTGTctcttgatttaaaaacattggAGCATTGTCGTAAAAACTCAGATGATGCGGAACAACTTTATGAGTTGCGTTGTTGGCTTCGGAAGTACTCTCGAGATGTGTTGGACGAAACAGatgaaatattaaactttaaataccAAGTTGTATATACACTTGGAGAACAAATACTTGTTGATGGAGGTGAACGCAGATGGATAATTTCTCAGGCAGTTTTGAGGTTGGTTAACAAATTTGTAAAAGATCTAGTGGAGTTATTTGGAAATGATTATATAGAATACTATAACAGCAAAACATTTTGTGCTGACTCGTTTTCTCATATTAGATTTCTTAGTACTAACGCAACGATGTACAAACACTTGTGTTGCTTAATTGCTGATTCAGTTCTTAATAATGAAATTCCAGAGGTCTCAGTAGCAGCAAAATTAGAGAAAAGTGATAAAAGATTTGCTCGATTATTTATTACTTCTAATGACGTTAGCTTTCCACAAGTAAACAAACGCTTATCTGAACTTTTTGGTATGAATTCAGTTTTAAAGGAAGAGTTATTGATTTTAAGGGGGTTACTGTGTTTTGAGGTGTTGCATATGGCACTTCAAAAACGCTGGAGAGTTAACTTTGGTGTTAATCTTATGAACCCCGTTTCAAAAATGGCTGTACCGTTTAGAGCAAAAGATGTTGCTGCAGAACGAACTGAATTTGGGCACCCTGATATGGCAATTATTTTGACACAGATTAGTTACTATATGAGTGGTCTTAATGATAATCAGTTAGATGAAGTATTTAAATACTTAGATAAATGTTCATATAAAGATGCTGAATATGAAAGATGGATCGAAGCTATTGGACTTGGTAATGTACCAAAAGATCTGCATGTTTTAAATGGAGTAAATCTTGACAACgttgaacaaaaagaaaaattatattcattactACGCTGCAGCATGAATGTAGTAAACTTTTGGTTGAATAGATCTGTTTATCCACGAGAAGCAAAGCAATTTTCTTACAGAATTTCAACCTCAGCTTGGgatctttgtttatcaaaagaTTTTGGTAATGGAACTGAAAAATGCACTACTGGATTCAGTGGAACAAACGAGTCTGAGTTACTTTTACCACTGACTATTAAAAGTAATGATTTACCACAAACACAAGGTACTAATGCAATGGTGCTAAGCTATTTACTTCAATCTGAAAACAACACTTACTATCATTTTAACTCAAACACAAAAACTTTGGATgaatgtatattaaataaaatggtagAAAATAGCGCACGTGTGTTGATTGATGTTGGGGCCCTTATGTTACAAATGgacaataaaaatgtttctttggaACTGATTAAAAAGTATTCTACTGATTCTTCAGTCTCTGCAGCggtttattttgataaagacGATAGATTGATGGTGgttgataaaaatagttatgttTGTCCGTTTTCTATTTCTCCCTATTTTCATCAACCTGATCGTTGTGTATTCTATATTGATGACATTCATACACGAGGAACAGACCTGAGATTTCCATTCAATACTCTTGCATGTGTTACATTAGGCAAAGGACTTACAAAAGATCGCCTCATTCAAGCTTGCATGCGAATGCGATTATTGGGCAATGGCCATCGCGTGTTTTTCTTTGCTGCAAATGATGTTCATTTATCTATTAAAAACCATATGGAATCTAGTACGAATACACCAGAAACTGCTGATGTCCTTCGATGGGCTATTAATAACAGTTGTGACACTATTCGAAATGGGCTTATACATTGGTCTTCACAAGGACTCCGCCGTTCTATTAAAGAAGCAGCAGaatcatttatgtataatactaaaattataGGTAAGATAAACCGTGATGACTTAAAAGCACTAGGCAATTGGTGTACAGAAGATGAAGAAATTTCTTTGTTCAAACTTTATGGCGAATCACGCTTATTAGAACCTGCTTCtgatatttttatgaataatattaaaaagcgcgtagaagtatttaataatatggATGCAACCAAGTCTTTAGCTGAAATAGTATTGTCAATTGGAGCAGAAATTTCTTCTCGCTCCAAAAAGTATCTATCTGGGTATAAATGTTTCGCTAATAATTCTGACGAGGAGCACGAAAGAGAACTTGAAGAAGATCTTGAGGAAGAACGTCAAGTTGATCGACCTGGAGTTCAGTCTCCTCATATTCCAAAATTGTCACAAGAAGTTAAAGATTTAGTTGAAAAAGGTCTTTTATATCACAATAATcttgaaatattaaacattgataaaatatttaagaatacaTTTCAACTTTCAATGTTGTTTCCAAAAGGTTGTTGGAATCCTGGTTTAATGGTTACTAAAGAATTTACTATggttataaaagataaaaaagaaggagataattttctttttgagaTTTGTTGGGTAATTGTTGTTCCTCCTAAGAAAAGGTCAGATTTTACCCGTTACATTCTGATAAGTTCCTTTGAAGTTAACGAGTTGATGCCAATTTTTCATTCAACACAAAACTGTGTTGTGAGTTTGCATATGTTTGCGCCTCGTTTGCATCGCGgtcaaaatatctttattaatcaaaattctGTCGTTCTTCCAAGCTGTAGAGATTTCTTTTTAgatattgatttattttgtcAACTGTCTATACTTGGAGGTGGACTTTTTTTTGTGACGGACGAGGAGCAGGACGCTTTTTGTGAGTTTCTTGGAATACAAAATATATCTTCAGGTCACACAGATAGTTTAAacagttcaaaaaaatttaaatatgagtttcaaaatattattaagatatatgAAAAACgtgtaaattttgtaattgaGGTATTGCGTAAACGTGATCGGTGTGTGCAGTCAACAACATCTTCGCATGTTTGTCAGTTATTATTTTACGGAACAAGATCTTGTATAGAATTTACAG AAGTTACTTTATGA